The genomic region TCCATGTAATGAAGCATGACAGCAACTTTATCTTCTGTAGCTGTTGACATAAAGCAGCTCTATGTCAATGTTTACCATCACATATGTTTCTTCCTTATTTTCCTAACACTCTGCCTCCCCTTCCTCATGTGCTGGCTAGCTGGAATTATGTGTGACTaaagtttgaatctgatatgtaGAGTGAGTAAGAGGCAAATAATGTGAcagtgttggaggaaaaaaggaagtgctgcactgggttaaAAGCTGTGTCgttagaataaaataaaatcaggtgCTCTTCAAGGATGGGCAAAGAGTCACTTGAAGACACACATTTCTGTCAATGTGGTTTTTTGTCTAGTGGGGCTAAACCAATATATCACCTgacctgtgtcacatgaccctcacaTGTTTTACACCCTGATGAGGACTCTCTAGTCGAAACTCGTGGTTATCCATGTACTAATAAAAGATTTTGAACTACAGTCAGAGGGCCACAGGTGCATTTTTGGACTGGCTGCCTGTACTATGGACTTCTACACTGAGTGTTTATCTTTAATGTGATGCTGTTATTTAACATGTGGGATCATGAGTCCCAAATTTTCTATATCTACTACTTAGAATTTGTACTGCATTTTTCAAAAAGGTGCCTTGTTCATGTTCTACATTGTGAACAGTCGTGGAAATTTCATCATGGGTGCTagaaaagtcataaaaagttttgaaattttgtccatgtgGGAACCCTGGATACAATGGAAGTATTTTTTGCCTTAGTTTCAATGAGCACCTCACATTACATGGAAGCAGCAAATAAGTCTCATCAGATCCGTGACTCTTATCTATCACGTGTCGTGAAGTTGAGTTTAAAGGCTTGTTGAGGGCATCATAAATTCAACAATGACGTACCCCCGCAACCAGTCAAATAAACTGAATCCCACCAAATCTAATTCTACATTAGAGAGGACAGATATTCTCTGTTCTCGTTTGGCTGCAGCAACATTTCTATCAGCAGTAAAGCtaaaaacaagtcaaacaaACTAATATTTTTACAGCAGCACCGTTAACCATACAGGCTATAAAACAAGCCTTCCTTTGATGCAGACGGAGTATTTCAAATCTACAGTTTCAATCCACATTTCCTATAGACGTGCTGGCACATTTTGAGCCAACAAGAGTTCATCGAAGTTCAGATCAGACAGCATGGTTCGATCTCTCAGTTGAAACACtggtggtgatttaaaccgtaCTTGTATGCATAACATTTCCCACAGTCCACACAGCTGTAAGGCTTCTCCCCGGTGTGCGTTCGAAGATGTATGTTAAGAGAGCTTTTCTGGGAGAAACTTTTGCCACAGTCCGGACAGCTGTAAGGCTTCTCCCCCGAGTGAACGCGCTGGTGCAGCTTCAGGTACGTCTTCTGAGCAAAGCGCTTCCCGCATACCGTGCAGCTGAACGGCTTCTCGCCGGAGTGTCGCCGGATGTGGACTTTTAAACTGCTCAGATAGTTGAATATCTTCCCGCAGAATAAGCACTCAAACCGTTTGGCAGGTTTCATGGGTCTTGGCTGAACGTTGGGTTCTTTGGTTGCGTTCATGTGGATATTGTTCGTGTAGTCTGAGTATTCTGTGGTGGCCGAGGAAGAATTGGTGTTGTCCACCATTGTGCTCATTGTTGCATCGTCGATCAGCTTGTCCATAATGGTTGGCTGCGTGCGCTGTTGTGTTTGAGTGTCAGCCGTCATGGGGTAGTTGTTTAATTCACCTGAGtgaagctgcagctcatcaacagaTCTGTGAAGCATGCTGTCCTCGTCAAAGATTCCAGCCACTGTCAAATGAGAATAAATGCAGTTAAATGACACAAACTATCAAAAACagcaacttgttttttttatatctaaTCCAAACGTACCTTTTCTGTTATCTGTGAGCCTCATCTGCTGGCCAATGGGATCATCATACGTCTCCTCCTTAACAAAGATGAGATCAGGTTCTCGCTCCATTAGGTCTATTGCCTgccaaaaaagaaattaaaaaggaATTAATACAAttagataaaaaatattttgacaattaagacctcacaatTTTAAAGTTAAgacaatttaattaatttttaaggGCTTGATGTATCTGTACACCAAAGCTAACTAGCCTTCTATGACTAATACCCAACAGTAACATTATGTTGTGGCAGCCTAATAACCAGACTGTCTGCCCACATTTCAGCCCGACTATAGCCTGCCAACAAGACATGTGACAAACAGCTTTGAACACAACGGTCATCTCAGCTCAATGAGGAAATGATTTCATTGGAAAACACAAACCCAATTGGTTTATGAGTCACTGACCTGTGGCACCATGCTCGTCATCGCAGCAGGCTCCACTGCCTCTTTCCTTTGAGGTGGGAGTTTGTCCTCTCTCCACAGATCCATGCACCAGTCCTTTCCGAAAACGCCATCAATGGCTGgagcaggctgctgctgctgttctggAGGAAGAAGCAGATGTGAAATGGGGACGTCTGTGGAGGAAATGTTCACCGAGGTGAAATACAGGAAGTATACATATATCAGACACTGAAATGTAATGCTTTTAAATAtcactttaaaatgatttttaagcATATTTAAGACAAATTTTTGGACAAATTACCTTACTGAAaaagacctgaacacaagctaTATCCACAaagccttcactctctgctaaaCAGCCTTATTCTGCTTTAGAAAACGGCacagttaaaacaaccaaagcTCTAACAGAATAATGGCCAAGCATCAGGAAGGAAGGAACCACTGAATTcatcaaaactaaaaaatagaaaattaaaataaaattaaaaaataaataaattaaagagtaaaaattaaaataaaatcaaaagtaataataacaataatgcagACAGAGAATAACATAAAATCTTctcagaacttttttttttttaaaaattactaATTTTACAGAAACTTACCGCAGTTGTTGCATTTACTATTTGGGGTAACTGCGCAAATTATTAGTTGTTCTGTGCTATTATTCTTATGCATCGACTATTATTTGAAATATCCATAATATATGTGATTTACTTAGGGGTCATTAGCCTACTAAATTATAGAAGAGGGGTCACTtggaaatattaataaatacacTGGAAATTTGTAAATCACATGAACGTGATCACGTGAAAATGTAAAGTAATAGTTttaagatttgtaacatcagaaatgtgaacTTTGACAcagaagagcttgactcatttgacaaaaaataaatttttaaaAGTTATAAATAAGTTACATTTTCTGTGGCAATCAAGACCTCTCAAATTCAATTTTAGGAgtatttaattacttttaaggcttaatatttattataagacactttaaggacctgcagacacactGATGTGCAACTTAACACACCATTAATGGGTTTTCCCCCCATAAAATCTGAATATAACCATACAGATCTGCACTCTAGCACATAACTGAGTTGAGGTGTCAGTAGTCTACACCACAGCTAACTAGCCTGCTATGACTAACACCTCACAGTGACGTTATGCAGCCTCGTAACCAGTCTAGTGACCAGCCTAGTGACCAGCCTGTGTGACCATGTCTGGGCCCGTCCTGACCTGCAGGGTGTCGGCTGCTGCTGACACTGTTGACATGTGCAGGGTAGGTCTGCGCCTCCCTCGCTGCTCTCAGCTGGACCTCCAGTAAGTAGCACCTCTTCTTCAGCGCCTCGTTCTCGGTCTTGTGCAGCGATATCTCGGTGTGAAGGACGGAGGAGCACTCGTCAGCCAGGTTGCCTATTTCCACCAGAGCCGCCTTCGTTAGCTTGTCCAGCACGGCGGCTAACTGCGCCCGGAAACTTCGGTTCGTCGTGTCGCACATCATCTCGACGGGGAGACTGAATATTTCGAATTTTTGGCAAGATTCCCGGCGTAGCAGTGTTGCCCCGTAATCAAATATGTGGTATAGTTGTGCCGCAAGGGATTGTGGGAAACGGCATATGCACTCGAGGCAAAGTTTACGAGGAGCACCTGAAGGCAGCAAAATGGAAAAGAGATtacaaaaggttttttttttaatttgtgagaATTACATAGATAGGTTTAATCATGTCAATACTATTGTGAATTTTAtctttaacaataaaataattagaCTCTTCGTTGGCTCAGACCAGCCTTGTAGTTTATTCACAAACGCGAGTGTTCactgccccctagtggtcaaAGGGAGGAACTGCAACACTACGTTAAATGTGTAACACATGATTACCATCAGTATAACTATTATAAATATCAATATGTACACCTCATTATGAGTTCATAGCAGCAGTACTGACAACAACTAAAttaataaagcttttttttaactatCAGTTTTGTCTTATGGAGACCACTCTTCATGTTAGACCTGATTTAGCATCATGAGTGTTCACTGTCCTCCAGTGGTCACAACTGAGGAGCTGCAATGTCCATTTAAATTCAGTAATTATTGATCAATACTGTACGCACAACTTTTTATTATCATAAGTGTTGAGGAGATGAGACCTACATTTAATTAATCTAGGAGTTTCACTACTTTTTGCAGCAGCTTGCTGGTAGTTCAGCTACATTCCTTTTTGCATAGTGATTCAAGTAGTTTACCATTTTGTGTAGTTAAagactgaaactacaaacagtTTTGGGCAGCATGGAAAGAgagaattatttatttttattttaccattgCTTCTCTACTGTAATTCAACCCCCTTTGACCCTTTGATGAGCCCCACACCCCTTGTCTTTCATCCTGATTTCTGTGAAGGCATGCAggcaatgtttagtttttataacTAAAGTTAAATGTATTAGTCAGAAGAAGGCCAGCCATTAGGAAATATGGGCAGGGGGACAATAGTTTTCAATTTATGTAATTACAACACTATTAAGGAACCTCAGTATGCAGAcataattttgaaaaatggcaatGTTCCCTTTTCCCTCGTCAACATTTAGCCTATCTttggacacaaaactaaagtTAGCATAACTTTCCCATGACAGGTGgagttattttacttttttattttatttcatttcattttattttacgtTATTTGGTTTATGTATGACCTGTGAACAACTGTGCACTTTTTTGCAATAAACTCAAATGGCATcaagtggcttttttttttgctggcatGTGACCTTTTCTGTATCATATTTTACTATAATTTTGTATGACATGTACATTGTGAATTTGAACACTTTTTAGTAGTTGTGGTAGTTTGAACTACTTTTTTCTGAGTAGCTTTAGTAAACCAAACTAGATTTCTCCCTTGGGCAGCTTTGCTGTCGTTCAGCTTCTTCCAGTGTGAAGTAATTGGTAGCTTTCTCTCAAAGCAGCTTCCCTAACACTGATTATCATCATGattattattagcattattaCAGAGACCAGTCTAACCTTCTAGTGCTGTTTACACAAGTGGGGATGCAGATAAGATGGAATACTAGGACATGTGATGAATataaaaaagatttaaagtAGTCATCAACCGTATCAGGTCCCAACAACATGGTCTCAGTAATCGGAGGTGTCTGAGGCCAAACCATTTTATTTTGGCAGGTCACAAGTTTCAAGTGATGTGCCTGTAACCCAAGATCCAAGTCAAGTAAGGCCAGGCTACAGACACACCCAAGTTCTACGTATTGATTCAAAGCTTTGCGACATCTACTTTACAAAATATGTTTGGCTGGGATTTCCTGATGTTCGCAGAAACATAAATATGGTACATTTCTGTGCTCCAAGTGAGGATTCAGCCTCTGTTGACTCCTAGGCAGCTTCATTGTGGTGGCATTTTTGGTATTGTGGTTACTGATTCTCCACTTGTTTTCAAGCCTCTACATTACTGCAATTTGAGCTGCTTTTTTTAGTAATGATGGCTATCAGTAAAACAAGAGCTATTTATTAACTGGATCAGTCATCAAAGTCAGTTCACATGAAGTGTTGTGCCTCATAATGTAACCTATGTGTGTAGTGAGGTGTAAAGCAGGCAATACACACTGGCATCTGGAGCAAAGATAAGTTTATTatgcacaaaatatttcaaacaGCAGTAGGTTACATTTGACTGGCTGTTTTAGGTGGTTCCATTTATGAACGTCCCACTAAATGTCGGCACACTGGATTCACTCCCGTACATGTTCAGACTGGGGTCTAGATGTACTGCCAGGTGTTTCTTCAGATTACAGTTCTTTGTAAAGCCCTTGCCACATTTGATACAAACAAAAGGTTTTTCTCCGGTGTGTGTACGCTGATGCATATCAAGAGTACATTTCTGAATGAAGCCCTTTCCACAAATAGGGCAGCGGTAGGGCTTCTCCCCAGTGTGTGTGCGCTGGTGTGTGTATAGATGCCCTTTTTGTGCGTATCTCTTTCCGCACAGCGTGCACCTGAACGGTTTCTCTCCCGTGTGACTCCTCTGGTGTATTTCGAGCTGGCTGAAGCATCTGAAGCTCTTGCCGCACTGCAAGCAGCCGAACCTCTTGGCACCTGAGTTCCTCAAGTTGTGAAGCTTCATGTTCCTGAGCACGCTTAAGCTTTGGGAGGCGACGTTCTGAGCCA from Epinephelus lanceolatus isolate andai-2023 chromosome 18, ASM4190304v1, whole genome shotgun sequence harbors:
- the LOC117268445 gene encoding uncharacterized protein LOC117268445 gives rise to the protein MMCDTTNRSFRAQLAAVLDKLTKAALVEIGNLADECSSVLHTEISLHKTENEALKKRCYLLEVQLRAAREAQTYPAHVNSVSSSRHPAEQQQQPAPAIDGVFGKDWCMDLWREDKLPPQRKEAVEPAAMTSMVPQAIDLMEREPDLIFVKEETYDDPIGQQMRLTDNRKVAGIFDEDSMLHRSVDELQLHSGELNNYPMTADTQTQQRTQPTIMDKLIDDATMSTMVDNTNSSSATTEYSDYTNNIHMNATKEPNVQPRPMKPAKRFECLFCGKIFNYLSSLKVHIRRHSGEKPFSCTVCGKRFAQKTYLKLHQRVHSGEKPYSCPDCGKSFSQKSSLNIHLRTHTGEKPYSCVDCGKCYAYKYGLNHHQCFN